CGTGTATCATCTTTCGCCGCTAGCCTCTTTGAGCCAGCTACAACGTGCATATCAGCTTTTGCACGGCTAATAAGTATATAGTGATTGGTTAGATCAAGCTTCTTTCTTAGATTAGAAGCGGGCTGAACTCCAAATAGGCTAGACAGGGGGTAACAGTACTTCAAAAGGTATTCAAACTTATTGCATCCCACTGTAACAGTAGGGTGTCTCAGATTGGCCTGTCTAAGCCAAGGGAAAAAAGAGGAAAGAGAGCAACAGTTGCGTCCCTTTAGGGGCGTTACTTTTAGTGAAAGCCGAGTGAATCCCCGGCCGGCACTTAGCTAACCTGCCTGAGACCCCACTAATAAAACTTTAATTCCTCCGGGGCTTCCGTACGAGGTCTCTTCGCTCGTGCACCATGCGCCCTCGGCTGTCGGCATGGAACTCAGTGTAATCTCTTTATACTTTAACAAAGATTTTAGACTTTACTTGCTACTACGCATGATATACTAGGGTGGTTGAACGTATTTGCAGCACGGTTGGGTACTGTAGGGCAAACAATCGATGGTCTGATCCTACAAGCGCGCCAACTAATACAGCCAAAGAAAACGCTACAAGATAACTGATGGAGGGGAGGGACCGAACTGGCCGCGTCGTACAGTGGGATGCAATAAGTTTGAATACCGGGCGTGTATCTTCTTTTGCCACTAGCCTCTTTGAGCCAGCTTCCACGTGCATATCAGTTTTTGCACGGCTAATAAGAATAGAGTGATTGGCTAGATCGAGCTTCTCCCTCAGATTAGAAGCAGGCTAAACTCCAATAGGCTAGACAGGGAGTATCAGTACTTCAAAAGGTATTCAAACTTATTGTATCCCACTGTATGAAGCGGCTCTTAATAGTAATGCAGGTACCCAAATGCGAGCatagctaataataaccttTTTGCTAAGGTTGCTTAAGAAATCGCACGAATTAAGTCACTGTTTGTGGGTCGGATCATGATTATGCGTTTATGCAGGGTCGCGGCTCTGTGGACTGCGCCATGTCGATGCAGAAACAGAAGAActacagcttcttctttgagaAGGGAAACCGTTGAAAGGTCCTGATAAAATCGTTGGTAAAGTCTAGGATCAGGGATGAGACGGCCGACGAAATTGCTACTGCGTAGCGAGAACTAATAGTCTCACGAAGCGGAGTGTGACAGTCTAGATAGAGTTGCCCCTGCATAAATCCCCAAGTATATTTTTGATGGGATATTCGATGGCTTACAGGATCGATCACAAGCAATTGCTGATCAGACCATTTTGAACTTTCGACTGCGGGATTTGTGAAAGCCAAGATGTCGGCTGCAGAAGAACACTGCTATTATTAGAAAAATGTCTTGGTCGATGGTGAGTATGCATATTTGCTTCTCTGGAGTTGGCCATAAACCGGACCGGGTGTTGAGGATTGTATGGCCCAATGGTTCGAGTGCGTGGATCGACCGGACCCAGTATGCGACCGCAGTTTGTGAATGCGCATGCTTACTTTGTTGTGACAATAAATGAGCCAAGCAAAAGACGTACCAATCAAAGCTCAAACATTTAATGCTGACGACCGAGCACTGACAAGGATGCGGTCAGATATTGGAAATTAGAGACACAAAAGTCATCTGCAGTTCAAAAATACGGGGTCGTACAGCAGAAGTGGCCACTcatgttatgttatgttatgtatatttttcgtccggggggccaAAGGCCCCGAAAAGTCTCCTACTGgagcacaggacgtgctgagctaaaCTATCTACAATTGCTGTCGCGCTGGACTCCTCCTAGAATACCCGCCATGTCCACTCGCATCAACGGAGAGCCTCTCGAGCTCCTTCCCCCGAGGGCACCTTCCTACTCGTAGCCAGCTCTACGGTAGGTTCAAGCACATCATCTTGGATGTCAAAGCAGGTGATTCAGGAGATATCCCCATGCAACTGCGATTCCATCTagttcatccagcatatcatcggcacgAAGGCGCATTACTTTCAAGAGATCATCCCGTCAGCGGGAACTATTCCTCTCCAGCCTAGAATTCTCTTGCACAGATAGATCAAGTAGCTTTCCATGCCCAAAGGCAGGAGAACCATAACCCCTAAGATCGCCAGTAGCTGCAACCTAGGACCATACATCCTTGGGGAAACCCCTCGCGGGGAAAAACCCAAGGCGGCTAGAACGCTGCTCTGTGGACAAGGCAGTCGCCTCGTTCCACGGTCTCCAGGTAAGCTCTGTACCGTTTTGACCCAACGGTTTGGTCTAGTGGTCTCAGCCAGTGAGACAGATTGTCAAAGCCTGGCGGTGTTCCAGGCAGCAGCCGAGGCTGCAGAAAGAAAGAGGTTCTCTGGGCAGTATGCGTACTGCAGAGGTCGGTCATGCAGCGTTTGAGCTACGAAAAGGGCAGCGAGCCATTTGAGGCCCGTGCGTCGAAGTTGGGGGCAACTGAGGGCCCAGAAAGTCGAGCAGCTGACGGCTGCTGGTCTTGTTTGGCAGCCGAAGCCACAAAGGTCGGTCGAGGCAGCGTTGGGCTGCAGGTGAGGATGTGGGTGAGGATGCGATGACCCTCAACTGTCGAGCGGTAGAATGCCGCAAGTGTCGTCTGGGCAGCCGAGGCTGCAGATGTCGGTTGTGCGGGAGATCGAAGGGGCGCAGAGCCCGGAATGTCGAAGGCTCGCGAAGCCGTAATGTCGAGGTAGGAAGAAGCCGCAGATATCACAAAGGAAATGGTGCCCGAAGGCGATGTCAAGAGCTCGCGGAGCTCAGTGTCGTTGGAGACACATGTCAcgaagaaaggtcaactcTCTGAAATCCCTTTCTTCCAGCAGCTGTTAGGGTCCCGCTAAGCCCACAGCTGTCTTTGCTGCCATTTTGGCCTGCAAAAACTTTCTGCCCTAGCAGCGCGCTAACAGCGGGTGCCAAGGAAAAAATGTTTTAAAGGGGAGAGTTGGAAGTGGCCACtcatgtatgtatgtatgtatgtgtatttttcgtccggggggccatcggccccgaaaagtcccctactggggcacaggacgtgctgagctaggGGAATCGAGATCTATCTCCACGCTAAATACAGAATGCTATTGGTTGAAAGAGGATTAGTCATTCGCGACGCGAAATTAAACTCCCCCGTCGGAACGCAGTTTCTGCAAACGCGTCAATAGACCACGTACactatccagcatatcatcggcacaaaaGGCGCATCGtatcgagcctgttacccgtcagcgggatgGCCAGGCGCGGCTACTGAACAGTAGCAGCAAGACAAGCCTGGGACCAGGCAGGCTATGGTAATGTCATGACTGCGGCAGCTCGAGGCTGCCTCGAGTGGTCACGGTCAGATGGAGTGTGTTGCAGCGTCCTCCATCTGGCCGAGCCCAGGTGTAAGAAGAGGTTACaaaagaaagggaaagagaagaagataaatgagagaagagacgcGAGTGCGTCTCGAGCCGGTCTTGTCTAGTGACGAGGGCAGATCCTGTCGAAGAAGGCGCTTGTCTTAACAAGCTTGACGAACTTGACGAAATCCTTACCTATTGCTAGGTTGACTGCTGCATTCGGTGAGGGTCCCAACCTCATCCGATGACGCGGCGGTACCTTTCTGCAGTAGAAGATATGATCGGGTGCTTTGTGTCGGTTGCACGAGCAGACCAGGTGTGCGTCGCCATGGTCGAACCTCTCGTGATATGCGGCGTAATCCCCGTGGAGGGATCTCGCTGCCAGCAGACGGTGCAAGACTGCGCGCGGGAGCGAGAGCTCCGGCGGGCAGCCTGTGgtcgccttgagattgagtctcTTGTACTGCTCAGGGGCAGAGGTGGACCACCACGTCTCGAATGCTTCTTTCGGTTTCCGTCTTGCGATCCTTCGCAAGTATGTTAGTGTTGGCTGAGCCCCCTCTGGCCCGGGGGCTGATGACGCTGCTTTGGCCAGTTTATCGGCCTGTTCGTTGCCCGGGATGTCGGCGTGTCCTGGCACCCAGCGTACCTCTGTGGCTCCATGCGAAGCCGCTAGTGCctgaaactcgagaaagacgtcCTGTGAGGAGTCGGACGGTGTGCCTCGCAGGCATGTAGCAGCCGCGAGATTGTCTAGGCAGATTATGATGTTTCGTGAAACTGATTCTTGTAGGTTTAGAGCGGCCTTCAAGCCCTCGAGTGCCCCTGTAGCTTCGGCATCGAAGACCTCTGCAGGTCCAAGGCGACCAGATCCGTGGAGAATGGGGAGACTGTCCTGATGAATAGCAAAGCCATAGCTGGCAGCTCCctgagaagagagagagcCATCTGAGTATACGACTAGGGTAAGCGGGTCGAGTGACTGCACCCAACGGAGGAAAGCGTCGGCCGTTTCCTTCTTCGATGCTGTCTGCAGCGGTGgcatttgttcttggttgaagCATTGCTGAATGAGCTTCGGTCGCGCACACGgcgcaaggagctcatctgTACGTCGAAGACGTGTTCGGAAGCTGCTTTCCGTCTGTGCTTGATATTTTCGTTTGATGAGGTCGTGGTAAGCAGGTTGGCTGGGCGAACGCGTTCGGCTCGCCAGAGggtgagcctcatcaagcgaTTTGAGCCGTGCAGAGAATCGGAGTCGCCGTGCTTCAAGGAGTTGCGCGACTGGCGGTATCCCACTTTCTCGGTGGAGAGCAGCAGTAGGTGTTGTCTTCCAGACGGGAAGTAtagctctcatggcctggtTCATGGCTTTGGTCATTCTCTGTATGAGATGCTGGTTGCTCGATGGTATGTCTTTCGTAGGCTGGTTCCACCGCGGCCTGGATGTTCCCGAGTACCACGCCTCGGAGCCGTGGAGCAGCACGGGCTTGACACATGCTCTGACGGCACTCCGCACGGCGCTCGGCAGAGGGCCGTGTATCGTATTGGTCAGTCCTCGCAAGTGGTAGGCGACGGCCTTTGCCTTCGCCGCCCACTTCTCTACATGGATCCGGAAGGATAGCCTGCTGTCAAGCCAGATGCCCAGCCAGCGTAGGGCTGGCTCGGGATGTTTCTCGATATCTCCGTGACGTACCGCTGGAGCGGTCCTGGGTTTGCTGCGAGAGAAGTGCATGACTTCGGTCTTCCTCGAGTCGAAGGAGACGCCGTTTGTCGCGCCCCAGCGcaccatctcgtcgatggcCCTGGAAGCCATAGCGGCAGTTTCATCTACTGTATCGCCTACGGATAGGATGGCTGTATCGTCGGCATAGCCAAAGCGGCCTTGGGGGTTGCCGAGTCGGTAGATGGGCTCTGTATAGAGCAGGAAAAGAATCGGCGATACAGGCGACCCCTGAGGGAGGCCGCActggagaggagaggaggatGTGAGGGTGTCTTGATATCTGACACGGGCCGATCGGCCACTCATAAAGGACCCAGCCCATCTAGCCAGATGATCGGGCCAGCCTTGTACGCGTAGACGCAGAACCAGCCTGTTTCGCATGACGGTGTCGAATGCGCCTTGGATATCCATCGTGACCAGAGTggccaccttcttgcgtGCGAATGCCTCTTCGATATCATGGATCAGGGCGGCCACTAGGTCTGTTGCCGACCTTTTGGGGAGAGCACCAGCTTGTTGTGGGTGAAGAACACTGAAGTGAATGGCTGCCCACGCAAGACGGCGTGCGATCAGCCGTTCTAGACCCTTGCCGAGGCAGGAGAGCAGAGAGATAGGTCGCCAAGCCCGTGGCGACGTGAGATCTCGGCGTCCGGGTTTGGCGATCATGACCACTTCCGCCTCCCTAAATGGTTTCGGATGGTGGCCTACAGAGAGGCATTTTTCGAACAGGCGGCGGACGTGCGTCCCAATGATATGCCATACGGCTTTAAGAAGGTTAACGGTGATATTATCTGATCCTGGAGATGTATTGCCTGTGTGGAGGGTCGCATACTGTGCCTCATCTAGGGAGATTTCGACGGGAAACGGGATCGGTCTAAGAGGAGAGATGAGCATCCAAGGGTCTTGGATGTCGTCGTCTGCCGTTCGTCGTTCCAGCGTGGCTCGTCGGAGAGCGTTAGCCTTATCTATCTGAGATTCGTAGACGACATCGTCAACCTGCAATGGTGGCGGCTGGAAGGGCCCTGGGGACTTCAGCCACCGAACGGCTTTGAAAACAGAGCTACTGTCGGAGAAGGTGTCGATGAGATTCCGCCAGTAGAGCCTTTTGGCTCGGCGGACTACGCGATGGAAGTCTCGTTTGGCGATTTGGACTTCCTCGTTGAAGCCAAAAGGGTAGAGTCTTCTGATTGCACGAAATGCAGCCGCGGCGCCGGCGCATTCTTCGGTCCACCAGGGAGCAGTTCGTGCACCCTTCCGTGTAGGCCGGCCAGCTGCCTTCGCTGCCGATGTTAGGAGTTTCACGAGTGCAGAggcaagctcatcaagctcggATGGGGTCGAATCAGCTGTAGGGAGTCCAGCGGCTCCAAGCTCTACGATCTCAGCGAATCGTTTGAGCTCGTCATCTGTTGTCACCCGAACCCGGCCCGGTTGCATCGGGGCTAGTCCCGCATCGGGAAGCGTAAGGCTGAGCGTGAAGTGGTCGGAGCTAGTGGCAAGGTGATCTTCGACAGTAGCTTCAGCAAGTGACATATTAGTAAAGGCAAGATCGATCGTGTTGCCGTGTGGGTTTGTTGGAATATCTGGAATGTTAAGTAGGTCGAGATCATTTTCTGATGCCCAGTCTGCAATTTCTTGGCCACGGTTCGTCGCTTGTCCCGTCTGCCAAGTATGATGTCTGGCGTTAAAGTCGCCGGCGATAAGGCAGCGTTCCGGAACAGGCCATCGTATCAGTATGTTCAGGGCATCACTCTCGTCGTTCTGACGATAGAAGTTAACTATCGTCATGCCGTTGATTGTAAGCCATAGAATATCCCGAGTCTGAAAGGGCCGGATCTGATCAGCCAGGAGCCTTGGGTCTCGTCGGACATATGTCATGACTCTAGGCCGAGTGTCGTTACCGTCCCATGTCTCGACAGGTGTGAACGTGTCGTATGCGGGATGGGTTTTAGTTAGGGAGCGAGTGTCTGTGTGAGCAGTCCACGGCTCCTGTAGAAGGACGATGTCGTATCGTTCTGAGTCGGCCAGCGCCAGGGCGCAGTCGTGGGCCGGGGGGATCTTGCCGACGTTGGCCTGAAAGATCCTGAGCGgcttcttgttgttctttCGTGTCTGCGAGTATCTATTCCTGGTCAAGAGGACGAGTGATGAGAACTATGCGCCGTTTTCGCGGTGAGCCTGGTCGGGGATGCTCGGGCTCCTCCTCCGCTTCGTAGCCCGCATGAGGGCTTGtggccaccatgatgcacGAGGGTGCTCCTGATGCCGCTGGACTTGGACCACGAATGCTCGGCTGTTCGTGTGATGCGATGTCGTCGCTTTGTTGGGCTTCCAGATGCGACTCTGGTTGTTGTGCCAGGTGTCGTTGTCGGTATGCCTCCGCGCCAACGGTCCGGACATGTCCTCGTTGCTCTTTGGTGAGTCGGCGGAGCACGCCGTGCACTCTCTTTGGCCGAGCTGGGCACTTATGAAAGTTGGCTTGGTGAGGGCCTAAGCAGTTGATGCACTGTTCTGGTGCAGTACAGTTATCTATAATGTGGCCAGTCTTACCACAGCGTTGGCAAACTGGCTGTCTATGACAGTTGCGGGCAAAGTGGTAGCCCCAACACGTCTCACATTGTCTGGGTCGGTCGGTTTTGTCAATCAGTCTCGCCGCGCTGCTGCCAAAGAGCGACCAGAATCTCTTTGTGGGCTTCAGAAACGACACAAGTAGAGTCTTGGTCAAGGGGCTGTCCGAGAATTGTCGCGAAGGACGTATATCAACAGGCTTAAGCCCCGTCTGGATTTCTATCTCATCACGGACAATACTGTCACTATCCACCTCTTTACCGTGAAAGTCAGTCAGTCTTGTGGGAAAGTCTGAGACTACATAGGTGAACCATTCCTTGTTCGTTTCTACTGTCGTAGCTCCCAGTTCAGCCGCccactcagcctgcttctctACGAGAAAGTCGCGTGTCTCAGGGTCGGCAGTCAGGACGGCCCATCCCGATCTGACCTGGAAAACCTGTCGAATCTTGCTTGAGACGGCGCTGAGTTTTTCCTGGATCAGGGTTCGGATTGCATAGCTACTGTGGGCTCTGGCCGGAGCCCCGGCTTCTAGACGGATGAAGACACGGAGGTCTTGTCGGGGTGGGGCGATGGTCGtttgttgcccttggcgatgaggtggATCTGTTTGTCGGcgtccatgttgttgttgttgtctgtgGGTTAGACGGTCACGGTCAGTGCGAGGCGAGGCAGCGGCTACGCTGCTGTAGGTAGGCTTGGGGATGGTAGGTCCGGCACTGGAGAGCTCTCGTTTCCAGGAGTCAAGGAAGCTGTCGGCAAACTGTTGAGCGAAACGTCGTTGCGGTCCGGTAGTGAATTGTTGTGCGGCTTCTTCGAACTTGGCGCAGAAGGCCTGGAATACCATAAGTTTGGCATTGTACTCCTCTATGCGTTCGCGCGCGAGATCATTGGCTGATTCGATTATAGAGACTGGTTGCTGTTCAAAGGTCGATGAGGGGCTGGCGCGCTTAGCTCCTTCCGTAGCTGCAGCAATGGTAGCGGCATTGAGcggtgaggatggtgtctgaGCCATCCGCCTGGGACCGGGTGAAACACCAATGGTGCCGTTCACGGCCGCAGGGC
This window of the Fusarium oxysporum f. sp. lycopersici 4287 chromosome 14, whole genome shotgun sequence genome carries:
- a CDS encoding hypothetical protein (At least one base has a quality score < 10), whose translation is MDADKQIHLIAKGNKRPSPHPDKTSVSSSV